TGTGCCTTTATCAACAGTCCCGAAGTCTTGCGGTTCCGCCATTTGCGTCGCATCTATGGGCGGGTAAATCGAAACCCTTGCGCCTGTCCCGACTGGGCATTCAACATCCTCATCACATCAAAATCAGTAGCACTTCGCTGGTGAATTGGATCCCCCTTTTAACAGAAAGCACGGCTATTTATGTGTCTAAAGTCAAAAAGCAATTTATCAACTTTCCCAATGTCAAGAATTGTCACCCGCGTGGCCTATACCCTCAAAATCGACACGAGATCACTACAAAAGAGAACAAAAATGAAGAAACGACCCCCCCCGCTCTATGAGTTACTCGGTTGTGGGGCAACGGATTGCAGAATCATGCCCCGGAGAATCCCAGCCTTTCCGCCTTATGGGAATTGAAAGTGCTGACTTGTATCCCGATTGAAGTTCCGTTGAAAATATAGTGATTCATATCTATAGTGAGGGCAGTAAACTGGCCTGGCAAAAGCCGATAGGGTGCCTGTCACACCTTGAAGTTGGAAAAAGATCGATTTTTCGCTTTTAGAAAAGATCCCATCTGTCAGAAGGGCTACACGTTACCCAAAAAAGACTTGACAACTGAGCCGGTATTGTTCAGATTATTCTTCGATAGATTCAATTAACAATCATTATTCAGCATTGAGAGGAAGGTGTTGTTATGGTCTCTGACATGATCCACGGGCAAGTAAAGTATATCTATTTGTCTATTATAGGACTAATTCTTGCGCTTGTCCTTCTGGCGGGATGCGGCAAGGAGTCCACTGGCCCGGTGGCGACTACAGGGGGACAGAAATTTGGGCCTCCGGTGCCACGCGATGCCGGGAAATACCCCTACGCCGTTACATCTGCCGATTTCGACAAGGATGGCGATTTGGACTTGGCCATAGCGAACTGGCTCTCGGACAATCTGTCGATCATGATCAACCGAGGCGGAGGATCCTTTGAAGAGAATTATGCTACCGGAGAAAAACCGAAGGCTATCTCTGTAGTGGACCTCAATGCCAATGGCCACAACGACCTGGCGGTAGTTAACTTCAACTCTAATAGTATATCGATTTTAATTGATTCAGGGGAAGGTAAATTTGCCGCAGCGGTTAATTATAGCGTCGGAAATAACCCCTGTGCCATTTGCCCCGCAGACCTGGACAATGACGGCGATAGTGATCTTACCGTAGTAAATAATAGCTCGGATAATATTTCCGTACTGATAAACAATGGTGATGGAACCTTTGATCCTGTCGTCAGCTATCCTGTAGGCGATGCTCCGCGTTCTGTTTATGCGGGCAACCTTTTCGGGGACAATGCCGTGGATCTGGCCGTTGTCAACAGCGCGTCAAATAATATTTCGATTTTAAAGAACAATGGTGATGGGACTTTTGCCGCGGCAGTTGATTTTGCCGTTGGTAAGAATCCTTATTCGGTCGCCGGAGGCGATCTTGACGGCGACAACGATATCGACCTGGCTGTGGCTGATTTTATGGATGACAGTGTTTCCGTACTCCTTAATGAAGGTGATTCTACTTTCGCGGACACTGTAAAAGCCTTTGGCGTGGGAAATGGACCCGCCGCCATCATTCTTCAGGATATTGACAACAACGGCAGCAAAGATATGATCGTAGCAAACTACGAATCGGGAGACATTTCTGTTCGCAAAAACCTGGGTAACGGCAGCTTTGGAAGTCAGGTCAGATATCAGGCGGGATTGCACCCTGGAGCCGTGGCAAGCGGCCTTTTTGACGATGATAATTACATCGATCTGGCTGTGGCAAATGAGGGATCGAATGATCTTACTATATTCAAGAACACCGGCGTTGGGGCATTTGCGGATCCGACCACCTACCGGACAGGAAGGGCTCCCGTCTTCGTCTCCACAGGAGATCTGGATATGGATGGGCACATAGATATTGCCATAGCAAATTCTTCGGACAACGATATCCATATCCTGGAAAACGATGGACACGCCGGTTTTCTTTCGGTTACTGATTACGAGGCCGGAAATGGTCCGTGGGGAATTCTCGCGGCCGACCTAAACAAAGATTCGGCCGCCGATGTTGTGGTTGCGAACGACCTTTCGGGTGATATCTCTGTCTACCTGAATACCGGTGAAGGCACCTTCAATTCGCCTGTTTATTACCCGGTTGGGGAAAATCCCCGTTCGGTGATTGCCGTAGATATTAACCTTGATGGCAATATGGATTTGGTTGTGGCCAATGCCCGCAGCGATAATGTCTCGGTTCTGTATGGAGACGGTACCGGGGTGCTTGCGGCTGCGGCGAATTATCCTGCCGGAGCAGTCCCGTATTGGGTGGCCGCCGGTGATGTTGATGGAGACGGTGACCTTGACCTGGCCGTTACAAATTTCTCGAGGGATTGGGTTGCTGTTCCTAATCCCGGCTCAATCGATAGTATTTCTATTCTGATAAATTGCGGCGATACATGTTTTTCCCGATCCGAAGACTTGAGTTTTGGTGTTGGTGAGGGTCCCCGCTCGCTTGTTCTCGCCGATCTTGACGGAGATGGCGACAGTGATATTGCAGTCGTGAATACATATTCCAATGATCTTGCTGTCCTGCTGAATGATGGATCGAGTCATTTTTCTGCACCCGCCAGATATGCTGTTGGGAACCATCCCACTTCCCTGGTCGCTGTTGATCTTGATGCGGATAATGACCTGGATTTGGCCATTACAAACTATTGGTCCAATTCAGTCACTGTCCTGACAAATAATGGTAATGGCACTTTCGGTAGTATCTCCACTTTCGATGCCGGCGGCGATCCGGTTTCGATTTTCTCGGAAGATCTCGATGGCGACGGTTACAATGACCTGGTAGTGACTAATCGTGACGCGGGCTCCGTGGTCGTCCTGATGAACCAGAGGTAGCGAATTTGTCGGAACGAACAGCGCTGATTTGCAGGCCGATGTAAGAAATTAGTGCGAAATCAGAGTTGACAGGAAAGGGGATAGTCATTACGACTATCCCCTTTGGCTTTGAGGGGTGTTTGCGATTCAATTGCCCGGTAATGCCATGAGGCATTCAGTCTACCTCAATCTTTCCCGCACTATATTGGCCGCCCGCCTCGGCGCGCTCCCGGAGTATTTGCCCGGCAATAGCCAAACGCTTTTGTTATTATGGCCACAGGAGCCGTCACTCAGGAAAGCGGGGAAGTTCTTGACAATCCGGGAAAGTTTAGTTATTGTCAAATCACTGAAAAGTTCGAATAGTGTTTTTTGAGCGCTTATTTGCAAAATCTCGGATTTTATCTGCAACTCAAAGATAAATAAAATGAAACTTACATTGCTCATTTTGAGTTCTATTACTTAGTCAAAAACTAAAACGATACTAATCATAGGAGGTATTGATGGTATTGAGGATTGCTACCACGGTAATGCTGGTGTTAGTGCTCGCTTTCTCGATGGCGACCGCCCAGAACTCCGGCAGGGTTGAAGGATTGCTGAAGGAGATCGACTCCTGGGTTCTTACCGACACGAGCAAAATAATGGCCTACATTGACAGTACTAAAGCAGTGACGACAAAAATGCTGGAATCATCAAAGTACTGGGAACCAACGGTCAACGACCTGACTTTTCTGCTCGGTATTGATCTTATCACCAAACCCCAGATTGATAATACCGGCCGGATTTATTTCGAGATGCGCTTAACCGGAGAAAGCTCGGCCCTCTTTTACCTCGATAAGGCGATGGGCTGGCCGATTCAGCTGACACCCAACAACTGGACCGAAGAAGGTTTTACCATTTCAGAATTTGCGGTGCATCCGTCGGGCGATTTTGTCATTGTCAGTGTTTACAAGCACGGCGATGAGATGCATGATTTATGGTATTTCTCTCGTGACGGCAAATTTCGACCGTTGCTGGTTGACCGCAAGACGGCCTTTTTCGGGCCGATGTATGATGAGGACAATCCCGACCGGTTCTTTGTCGTGACATACGATCGTCGCACGATTCATTTCGCCCGCTATACTCTATCGACCGGGGTGCTCGATACGCTCTACACCGAGCCGGGGGTATTTTTCCCCGGCGACTACTACAAAGGCAAGATGACTGTCATTCGCAGTTATTCTGCTTCCGAGGCGCAGCTTTGCATTTATGATCTGGCGACCAACAAAATGACGGTTATGTCGGATACGGCCATTTTCAGCAATGCCTTATTCACGCAGGACGGTAAAATCGTAACCCTGACATCCATTAAATCCAAACCGGAGGAATTCCTGAAGTACTGCCTGCTCGATCCGGCCAAACCGAATGAATTCACAATCTTGAATGACCCGCGGATGGAAGTGGATAAGACCGGTTTTGACCGGAAAAAAGGCCTGGTTTTCCTGATTCTGAACAAGGAAGGGTATTCTCAGCTGGCGGCCTTTGACCTCAGGGGAGCGTCAATACCGATGCCCAATACCGATATCGGCATCATCTCCAATATCGGCAGCAACGATTCGGGTGAGGTGGTTTTTGATTTTTCCGCGCCGACGATGCCGCCGACAGTCTTCAAATTCAAACTGGGCGAGAACAAGCTGCAGCAGATCGGGAAAATCTCCACTTTCGGGTATGACTTTTCAAAAATCGAGGTTAATTTAATCAAATATAAATCATACGATGGGACCATGATACCGGCCTTTGTCTATATTCCCGAAACGGCTCAGAAGGACGGTACTAACCCGGCTATTATCGATTATCACGGCGGACCGGCGGGGCAGAGCCGGCCGTATTTTTCGCGGAATATGGCTTTCGCCCTGAGCAAGGGATTTATCTACATGCTGCCCAATGTTCGGGGATCATCCGGTTACGGCCCGGCCTATGAGCAGGCTGATAATCTCGAAGGGCGATTTAATGCTCTCAAGGATGATGAGGCGGCCATCGATTATCTGATCAACGAGGGATGGTCGAAGCCGGATAAAATCGCCATCTGGGGCGGCTCATACGGCGGCTATACGGTTGATTGGCTGGCCACGCAATGCCCGGATAAGATTGCCTGTGTTGTCTCACAGGTGGGCGTGTCGGATCCCGATCATACCATTCTTAACTCCAACCCGGTTTTTATACCGTCATGGGAGAAGGAATATGGCCCGGTCGGCGGCGCCTTGAACCGCAAAGTAGCGCCGATTTTTTATGCCGAGAATGTCTCAAAACCGATTCTGGTGACGGGCGGCTTCAATGATCCCAGAGTTCCTCCTTCGGACCCGAGGCGCTTTGCCTATGTTCTTTCGCGGCTCGGCAAACCGGTCTGGTATTATGAGGCTACCGAGGCCGGCCATGGAGCGGCCATGAAAGCTCAGTTGACTCACGATTTAGCCAGCAGCTATGTTTTCACTTTGATGCATGTGATGAAGTAGTCTATTTCATTTGCGGTTTGTATCGGATTAAAGGCGGCAATAGAAAGGCCGCCTTTTTTATCGCCGGAGAATTATTCATAGAGGACACTGTACCGCAAGTGGTTACGTTTGCGCAACGGGAACCAAGCCATGGAAAAATGCGCGAACCATATGTGTGCCAAGAAGATGACAAAAATGGCTTTGTTTCTCCGTTTTTATAAATATCTCTGTCTGAATGCGGCGGCGATTTGGTATCGAGGCCCTGTTGGAGGAGGCGGCATTGGCTTGGTTGGCGTTAAGCTGTTTTTCGTTTCCTGACATATAAATAATCACTGCTTCTACATAAGGGGGGGGAGGTGGAAATCACCATTGGTTCGATGTGGATTTTGCGGGAGGGGTGGGGGATGGGATTTGGATGATGGTAAGTGTCGAAAGCGCCCGCCGTCGGCGGGATTTGGAACCATAAATCAAAATGGCTAGATATCTGACGCCATATATAAAGGATGCGATTTAAGAATTCGAAGACCTCGGTTACATAAGTGCCTTACATTCTTTATTTTCCTATTGCTGGATAAAAATATATAATCACTCGTCATTAGGTGTTTTATCACCGCAATGACATCTGCCGCAATATTCGCTATACCTGAAAAATCAATGATCCAAGGTTGCGGCAGAAAATGAATAAATGGATCGCGTAAGCGATTTTTCACTATTTTGATTGAATCTAGTTGTTTTTTTGTTAGTTCAAGTGGCTTGATAAAATCATATACTCTATTATAATCAGGCTTCTGAAGCCTTTTAAGGGCCGTATCAAAACCAATCAGACGATTTCCCTTTTTTGTTGAATTTATGGCGCCGGGAGAATCCGGCACCTCCAGTGCAGCTATTAGAAACCCATACAATGCTCCGTGCAGTGAAATTGCAGCCCACTTCCAATATTTAGGGTCTTCTATGCTTTTTTCAATAAAAAATAGACTTTTCTCAAGATAGTCCTTCGCATTGTCAAATATATCAAAGTAGACATTATTTTCTTTAATTACCCTGTCTTTTTGCATTTTATAATCCTTTTCCTCAGTTACCCATAGGCATAACCCAATGCGGTTTCGAAGCCTTGCTCTATTTTCATTGGGTGCTCAATTGAAAGCCTTTGGCAGCATCAAACTCCAATCTACGGAATGAGTAGAAATTACGTCGAAGAAGATGCATCACCATTATGAAAGCAGAATTGTTTATTGGTATCTCAGTGGATAAATAATTGAACTTAATTGATATTTACTGATATAAAAAAAAGGAAAATTAGCTGTTCCCTTTAAATAGATAGTTAAAGTCGAGGGTCCACTTACTTTTATAAAATCCTCAATTGACATATCTAAATAGTCCTCGTCAGACTTATTAGAAGATGATGTATATTCACCAAAACCGGGATCAGTCGCTTGGCTTGAAGTTAAGCCAATTCTTATCTCTTGGTTTCCGTTGGGTAAGTATAAAACAACTAATGCTTTTACTACCACATAGCCACTATCGGGAACGGAAATATTTATTGAATCTATTATTGGCCAATTTTGCGACCAATTCGGATAAGGGGGCGTTAGGGTTAATATCGGGCCTTGCTGATCATAAACATATTCCTTAAAAGTCAATTTCGGTCCGCTCATTTCATGAGAATGATTGCCAGATGCAAGTTGATTAGCCTCCGCACCAATTTTATCCTCACTTTCC
This is a stretch of genomic DNA from Candidatus Zixiibacteriota bacterium. It encodes these proteins:
- a CDS encoding prolyl oligopeptidase family serine peptidase, which gives rise to MVLRIATTVMLVLVLAFSMATAQNSGRVEGLLKEIDSWVLTDTSKIMAYIDSTKAVTTKMLESSKYWEPTVNDLTFLLGIDLITKPQIDNTGRIYFEMRLTGESSALFYLDKAMGWPIQLTPNNWTEEGFTISEFAVHPSGDFVIVSVYKHGDEMHDLWYFSRDGKFRPLLVDRKTAFFGPMYDEDNPDRFFVVTYDRRTIHFARYTLSTGVLDTLYTEPGVFFPGDYYKGKMTVIRSYSASEAQLCIYDLATNKMTVMSDTAIFSNALFTQDGKIVTLTSIKSKPEEFLKYCLLDPAKPNEFTILNDPRMEVDKTGFDRKKGLVFLILNKEGYSQLAAFDLRGASIPMPNTDIGIISNIGSNDSGEVVFDFSAPTMPPTVFKFKLGENKLQQIGKISTFGYDFSKIEVNLIKYKSYDGTMIPAFVYIPETAQKDGTNPAIIDYHGGPAGQSRPYFSRNMAFALSKGFIYMLPNVRGSSGYGPAYEQADNLEGRFNALKDDEAAIDYLINEGWSKPDKIAIWGGSYGGYTVDWLATQCPDKIACVVSQVGVSDPDHTILNSNPVFIPSWEKEYGPVGGALNRKVAPIFYAENVSKPILVTGGFNDPRVPPSDPRRFAYVLSRLGKPVWYYEATEAGHGAAMKAQLTHDLASSYVFTLMHVMK
- a CDS encoding VCBS repeat-containing protein, which translates into the protein MVSDMIHGQVKYIYLSIIGLILALVLLAGCGKESTGPVATTGGQKFGPPVPRDAGKYPYAVTSADFDKDGDLDLAIANWLSDNLSIMINRGGGSFEENYATGEKPKAISVVDLNANGHNDLAVVNFNSNSISILIDSGEGKFAAAVNYSVGNNPCAICPADLDNDGDSDLTVVNNSSDNISVLINNGDGTFDPVVSYPVGDAPRSVYAGNLFGDNAVDLAVVNSASNNISILKNNGDGTFAAAVDFAVGKNPYSVAGGDLDGDNDIDLAVADFMDDSVSVLLNEGDSTFADTVKAFGVGNGPAAIILQDIDNNGSKDMIVANYESGDISVRKNLGNGSFGSQVRYQAGLHPGAVASGLFDDDNYIDLAVANEGSNDLTIFKNTGVGAFADPTTYRTGRAPVFVSTGDLDMDGHIDIAIANSSDNDIHILENDGHAGFLSVTDYEAGNGPWGILAADLNKDSAADVVVANDLSGDISVYLNTGEGTFNSPVYYPVGENPRSVIAVDINLDGNMDLVVANARSDNVSVLYGDGTGVLAAAANYPAGAVPYWVAAGDVDGDGDLDLAVTNFSRDWVAVPNPGSIDSISILINCGDTCFSRSEDLSFGVGEGPRSLVLADLDGDGDSDIAVVNTYSNDLAVLLNDGSSHFSAPARYAVGNHPTSLVAVDLDADNDLDLAITNYWSNSVTVLTNNGNGTFGSISTFDAGGDPVSIFSEDLDGDGYNDLVVTNRDAGSVVVLMNQR